In Micromonospora sp. NBC_01813, the following are encoded in one genomic region:
- a CDS encoding helix-turn-helix transcriptional regulator: protein MTTTKSTGSRTSADRLARLLNLVPYLLARPGVEIAQAAADLGTTGRQLREDLELLWVCGLPGYGPGDLIDMAFDGDRVTITYDAGIDRPLRLTPDEALALVVALRMLAETPGLASRDAVERALAKIEDAAGEVAGTPVAVGLPGDVGRLDGLRAATQSGRAVRITYYTAARDETSERVVDPIRVLMIGGRGYLEAWCRRAEAVRLFRADRIDAMVELDEAAVVPAQATRHEPREAAFQPTPDLPAVTLRIGRGGRWITEYYPCDEVRPEPNGEWLVTLRVTDLAWARRFVLGLGPEATVVAPAELVAEVHDAAAAALAAYAVPTATPAGPSGSG, encoded by the coding sequence GTGACCACGACGAAGTCGACCGGGTCCCGGACGTCAGCCGACCGGCTCGCCCGGCTGCTGAACCTGGTGCCGTACCTGCTCGCCCGACCGGGCGTGGAGATCGCCCAGGCCGCCGCGGACCTGGGCACGACCGGCCGTCAGCTGCGGGAGGATCTGGAACTGCTGTGGGTGTGCGGCCTGCCCGGTTACGGGCCGGGTGACCTGATCGACATGGCGTTCGACGGTGATCGGGTGACCATCACCTACGACGCCGGGATCGACCGGCCACTGCGGCTCACCCCGGACGAGGCGCTGGCGCTGGTGGTGGCGTTGCGGATGCTCGCCGAGACGCCGGGCCTGGCCAGCCGTGACGCCGTCGAGCGGGCGCTGGCCAAGATCGAGGACGCGGCGGGGGAGGTGGCCGGCACGCCGGTCGCGGTGGGGCTGCCCGGCGATGTGGGTCGCCTGGACGGGCTGCGGGCGGCGACGCAGAGTGGTCGGGCGGTGCGGATCACCTACTACACGGCTGCCCGCGACGAGACCTCCGAGCGGGTCGTCGACCCGATCCGGGTGTTGATGATCGGTGGCCGGGGCTACCTGGAGGCATGGTGCCGACGGGCCGAAGCGGTCCGGTTGTTCCGGGCCGACCGGATCGACGCCATGGTCGAGCTGGACGAGGCCGCTGTCGTGCCTGCGCAGGCGACCCGGCACGAACCTCGGGAAGCGGCCTTCCAGCCCACCCCGGACCTGCCGGCGGTCACCCTGCGGATAGGTCGCGGTGGTCGGTGGATCACCGAGTACTACCCGTGTGACGAGGTCCGCCCCGAACCGAACGGCGAGTGGCTGGTCACCCTGCGGGTGACGGATCTGGCCTGGGCTCGGCGGTTCGTGCTCGGCCTTGGCCCGGAGGCGACCGTCGTCGCCCCGGCCGAGTTGGTCGCCGAGGTCCATGACGCGGCGGCGGCGGCGTTGGCGGCGTACGCGGTCCCGACCGCCACACCAGCGGGTCCGTCCGGTTCCGGCTAG
- a CDS encoding helix-turn-helix transcriptional regulator → MSRNRTERLVNLVICLLSTRRFLTAAQIAATVPGYEHDPTDGRDHEAFQRKFERDKAELRELGVPLETGTASAFDSEPGYRIARREYALPDIPLEPQEAAAVGIAARLWQHAGLAAAASSGLAKLRAAGVDVDPHATLGVEPVVTVDPAFAALTAAARDRRPVSFDYRVPSGDAPTHRRVQPWGVACWRGRWYVVGHDRDRQATRCFRLSRVVGPVRLTGRPGDYSPPADVDLLSHVARWSGPVERTGLATVLARPGRAAGLRRSAQDCVTGPDGDRLTLRYAEAEGLAAQLAGYGADVRVLDPPEVRELVIQRLKEIVAAHEAAAHEPEAPA, encoded by the coding sequence GTGTCCCGCAACCGGACCGAGCGCCTGGTCAATCTGGTGATCTGCCTGTTGTCGACGCGGCGGTTCCTGACCGCCGCGCAGATCGCCGCGACCGTACCCGGCTATGAACACGACCCTACCGACGGCCGTGACCACGAAGCGTTCCAGCGCAAGTTCGAACGCGACAAGGCTGAGCTGCGGGAACTCGGCGTACCGCTGGAGACCGGCACGGCCAGCGCCTTCGACAGCGAGCCCGGCTACCGGATCGCCCGCCGCGAGTACGCGCTGCCTGACATTCCGCTGGAGCCGCAGGAGGCCGCCGCGGTCGGGATCGCCGCCCGGCTGTGGCAGCACGCCGGCCTGGCCGCCGCCGCGTCGTCCGGGCTGGCCAAGCTGCGTGCCGCCGGCGTCGACGTGGATCCGCACGCCACCCTCGGGGTGGAGCCGGTGGTGACCGTCGACCCGGCGTTCGCCGCGCTGACCGCCGCCGCCCGCGACCGCCGGCCGGTCAGCTTCGACTACCGGGTGCCCAGCGGCGACGCGCCCACCCACCGCCGGGTGCAGCCCTGGGGGGTGGCCTGCTGGCGGGGCCGCTGGTACGTCGTCGGGCACGACCGGGACCGGCAGGCGACCCGGTGTTTCCGGTTGTCCAGGGTGGTCGGCCCGGTGCGCCTCACCGGCCGCCCCGGTGACTACAGCCCCCCTGCCGACGTCGACCTGCTGAGTCACGTCGCGCGCTGGTCCGGTCCGGTCGAGCGCACCGGCCTGGCCACCGTGCTGGCCCGGCCGGGCCGGGCCGCGGGGCTGCGCCGTTCGGCCCAGGACTGCGTCACCGGCCCGGACGGGGACCGGCTGACCCTGCGGTACGCCGAGGCGGAAGGCCTGGCCGCGCAGCTGGCCGGCTACGGCGCGGACGTGCGGGTGCTCGACCCGCCGGAGGTACGCGAGCTGGTGATCCAACGGCTGAAGGAAATCGTCGCGGCACACGAAGCCGCGGCACACGAACCGGAGGCGCCCGCGTGA
- a CDS encoding DUF3866 family protein produces MVRWRSGTVTGIRRRWRDAVELDVAIDDGPTRALAYPRLVGEPEPGDRVLLNIGALLMGLGTGGYALVVAIPDRLPVDPPGGTDRDGGHLVKARYTPLQAIVCGVDEEASPHRRVLAEAEDLAGMPVVTADLHSALPAIVVGALADRPGLRIAYVMTDGGALPAGFSRTLAGLSATLVGTVTVGQCFGGDLEATTTHSGLLAARHVLHADVTVVCQGPGNLGTGTRWGFSGVAVGEAVNAAAVLGGRPIGALRISAADPRPRHRGVSHHSVTAYGRVALTPADLVVPTELPAQIAAEVDAALAGLAAPMGRHRVVRVATDGLDAALRASPVPLRTMGRDLAGDHAYFMACAAAGRYAATLVDRPGTPEG; encoded by the coding sequence ATGGTGCGATGGCGTAGTGGCACGGTGACCGGAATCCGGCGACGCTGGCGGGACGCGGTCGAGTTGGACGTCGCGATCGACGACGGGCCGACCCGGGCGCTGGCCTATCCGCGACTCGTCGGCGAACCCGAGCCCGGCGACCGGGTGCTGCTCAACATCGGAGCGCTGCTGATGGGGTTGGGCACCGGCGGGTACGCGCTGGTGGTGGCGATCCCGGACCGGCTACCGGTCGACCCGCCGGGCGGCACCGACCGCGACGGCGGGCACCTGGTGAAGGCGCGCTACACCCCGCTGCAGGCCATCGTCTGCGGGGTCGACGAGGAGGCCTCGCCGCACCGGCGGGTACTCGCCGAGGCCGAGGACCTGGCCGGCATGCCGGTGGTCACCGCCGACCTGCACTCGGCGCTGCCGGCGATCGTCGTCGGGGCGCTCGCCGACCGGCCCGGGCTGCGGATCGCGTACGTGATGACCGACGGTGGCGCGCTGCCGGCCGGATTCTCCCGCACGCTCGCCGGACTGTCCGCGACGCTGGTGGGCACGGTCACCGTCGGGCAGTGTTTCGGCGGCGATCTGGAGGCCACCACCACCCACAGCGGACTACTGGCGGCCCGGCACGTGTTGCACGCCGACGTGACCGTGGTCTGCCAGGGCCCCGGGAACCTGGGCACCGGCACCCGGTGGGGATTCTCCGGCGTCGCGGTGGGTGAGGCGGTCAACGCCGCCGCGGTACTCGGCGGCCGACCGATCGGCGCGCTACGGATCTCCGCCGCCGACCCACGGCCCCGGCACCGCGGCGTCTCGCACCACAGCGTGACCGCGTACGGCCGGGTGGCGCTGACACCGGCCGACCTGGTGGTGCCGACGGAGCTGCCGGCGCAGATCGCCGCCGAGGTCGACGCCGCGCTGGCGGGGCTGGCCGCGCCGATGGGGCGCCACCGGGTGGTACGGGTAGCGACAGACGGCCTGGACGCGGCGCTGCGGGCCAGCCCGGTGCCGCTACGCACGATGGGCCGGGACCTGGCCGGCGACCACGCCTACTTCATGGCCTGTGCGGCGGCTGGACGCTACGCGGCGACGCTGGTCGACCGGCCGGGCACCCCCGAAGGCTGA
- the pafA gene encoding Pup--protein ligase codes for MERRIFGLETEYGVTCTYRGQRRLSPDEVARYLFRRVVSWGRSSNVFLRNGARLYLDVGSHPEYATPECDSVTDLVAHDRAGERILEGLLIDAEKRLHDEGIAGEIYLFKNNTDSAGNSYGCHENYLVSRHGEFGRLADVLIPFLVTRQLICGAGKVLQTPRGAVYCLSQRAEHIWEGVSSATTRSRPIINTRDEPHADAERYRRLHVIVGDSNMNEVTTLLKVGSADIVLRMIEAGVVMRDLSLENPIRAIREVSHDITGRRKIRLASNKEVSALEIQQEYLARATEFVERRGGDQTAKRVVELWGRVLNAVESGDLDPVAREIDWVTKLKLIERYQRKHDLPLSHPRIAQLDLAYHDLRRGRGLYALLERRGEVDRIASNLEIFEAKETPPQTTRARLRGEFIRHAQEKRRDFTVDWVHLKLNDQAQRTVLCKDPFRAYDERVERLIASM; via the coding sequence ATGGAACGGCGAATCTTCGGGCTCGAGACCGAGTACGGTGTCACCTGCACCTACCGCGGCCAGCGACGGTTGTCGCCAGACGAGGTGGCGCGCTACCTGTTCCGCCGGGTGGTCTCCTGGGGGCGGTCCAGCAACGTCTTCCTCCGCAACGGCGCCCGGCTCTACCTCGACGTCGGGTCGCACCCGGAGTACGCCACCCCGGAGTGTGACTCGGTCACCGACCTGGTCGCCCATGACCGGGCCGGTGAACGGATTCTGGAAGGCCTGCTGATCGACGCGGAGAAGCGGCTGCACGACGAGGGGATCGCGGGCGAGATCTACCTGTTCAAGAACAACACCGATTCGGCCGGCAACTCGTACGGCTGTCACGAGAACTACCTGGTCTCCCGGCACGGCGAGTTCGGCCGGCTGGCCGACGTGCTGATCCCGTTCCTGGTCACCCGGCAGTTGATCTGTGGCGCCGGCAAGGTGCTGCAGACCCCTCGTGGTGCGGTGTACTGCCTGTCGCAACGGGCCGAGCACATCTGGGAGGGTGTGTCGTCGGCGACGACCCGGTCCCGGCCGATCATCAACACCCGCGACGAACCGCACGCCGACGCCGAGCGGTACCGCCGGCTGCACGTCATCGTCGGCGACTCCAACATGAACGAGGTGACGACCCTGCTCAAGGTCGGTAGCGCGGACATCGTGCTGCGGATGATCGAGGCAGGGGTGGTGATGCGGGATCTCTCGCTGGAGAACCCGATCCGGGCGATCCGCGAGGTGTCGCATGACATCACCGGTCGCCGCAAGATCCGGCTCGCCTCCAACAAGGAAGTCAGCGCGTTGGAGATCCAGCAGGAGTACCTGGCCCGGGCGACCGAGTTCGTCGAGCGTCGCGGCGGCGACCAGACCGCGAAACGGGTGGTCGAGCTGTGGGGCCGGGTGCTGAACGCGGTGGAGTCCGGCGACCTGGACCCGGTCGCCCGGGAGATCGACTGGGTGACCAAGTTGAAGCTGATCGAGCGCTACCAGCGCAAGCACGATCTGCCGCTGTCGCACCCGCGGATCGCCCAGCTGGACCTCGCCTACCACGACCTGCGGCGTGGTCGCGGGCTGTACGCGTTGCTCGAACGGCGTGGCGAGGTCGACCGGATCGCCAGCAACCTGGAGATCTTCGAGGCGAAGGAGACGCCGCCGCAGACCACCCGGGCCCGGTTGCGTGGCGAGTTCATCCGCCACGCCCAGGAGAAGCGGCGCGACTTCACCGTCGACTGGGTGCACCTGAAGCTGAACGACCAGGCGCAGCGGACGGTGCTGTGCAAGGACCCGTTCCGGGCCTACGACGAACGGGTGGAGCGGCTGATCGCCAGCATGTGA
- a CDS encoding dTDP-4-dehydrorhamnose 3,5-epimerase family protein, with amino-acid sequence MKIRELEIQGAWEITPQQHGDPRGLFMEWYRFDQLAQAVGHPLRLAQGNLSVSQRGVVRGIHFADVPPGQAKYVTCVRGAVVDVIVDLRVGSPTFGNWTAVGLDDVDRRAVYLSEGLGHGFCAMTDDATLSYLCSTTYNPHREHAVHPLDPDLAIEWPVGSPQLSARDDVAPTLAEARAEGLLPDYQRCRDFGARLDAGESPYAPQE; translated from the coding sequence ATGAAGATCCGAGAGTTGGAGATCCAGGGCGCGTGGGAGATCACCCCGCAGCAGCATGGTGATCCGCGTGGACTGTTCATGGAGTGGTACCGCTTCGATCAGCTGGCGCAGGCGGTGGGCCATCCGCTGCGGCTGGCCCAGGGCAACCTGTCGGTGTCCCAACGGGGCGTGGTCCGGGGCATCCACTTCGCCGACGTGCCACCGGGGCAGGCCAAGTACGTCACCTGTGTGCGTGGGGCGGTGGTCGACGTGATCGTCGACCTGCGGGTCGGATCACCGACGTTCGGCAACTGGACGGCGGTCGGACTGGACGACGTGGACCGCCGCGCGGTCTACCTCAGCGAAGGTCTCGGACACGGCTTCTGCGCGATGACCGACGACGCCACCCTGAGCTATCTCTGCTCGACCACGTACAACCCGCACCGCGAACACGCGGTGCATCCACTCGATCCGGACCTGGCCATCGAGTGGCCGGTCGGCTCACCGCAGTTGTCCGCGCGCGACGACGTCGCACCGACGTTGGCCGAGGCGCGCGCCGAGGGTCTGCTGCCGGACTACCAACGCTGCCGGGACTTCGGGGCACGACTGGACGCCGGAGAATCACCGTACGCTCCGCAGGAGTGA
- the rfbA gene encoding glucose-1-phosphate thymidylyltransferase RfbA, whose amino-acid sequence MRGILLAGGTGSRLWPITRAVSKQLMPVFDKPMIYYPLSTLVMSGVQEILVVTTPDDQPQFQRLLGDGSQFGLRLTYRAQPRPEGIAQAFVLGADFIGDEAVALILGDNIFHGVGLGRQLSDHGRLDGGLIFAYQVANPQEYGVVDFDADGRVLSIEEKPLRPRSRYAVPGLYFYDNRVVEIAANLTPSARGELEITAVNEAYRRAGQLSVTVLDRGTAWLDTGTFTSMMQAAEFVRVIEERQGMKIGCIEEVAWRAGLIDDDQLRALAEPLTKSGYGGYLQRLLDERYDRRLATVDLGEEIR is encoded by the coding sequence GTGCGTGGAATCCTACTTGCCGGTGGCACCGGGTCGCGGCTGTGGCCGATCACCCGCGCGGTGTCGAAGCAGCTCATGCCGGTCTTCGACAAGCCGATGATCTACTATCCGCTCTCCACCCTCGTGATGTCCGGTGTCCAGGAGATCCTGGTCGTCACGACGCCGGACGACCAACCGCAGTTCCAGCGGTTGCTCGGTGACGGTTCGCAGTTCGGGCTGCGGTTGACCTACCGGGCGCAGCCGCGGCCGGAGGGGATCGCGCAGGCGTTCGTGCTGGGCGCGGACTTCATCGGGGACGAGGCGGTCGCGCTGATCCTCGGCGACAACATCTTCCATGGCGTCGGACTGGGCCGGCAGCTGTCCGACCACGGTCGCCTCGACGGCGGTCTGATCTTCGCCTACCAGGTGGCCAACCCGCAGGAGTACGGCGTGGTCGACTTCGACGCCGACGGTCGGGTGCTGTCGATCGAGGAGAAGCCACTGCGGCCGCGGTCGCGGTACGCGGTGCCGGGTCTGTACTTCTACGACAACCGGGTGGTCGAGATCGCCGCCAACCTGACACCCAGCGCGCGTGGGGAGTTGGAGATCACCGCCGTCAACGAGGCGTACCGGCGGGCCGGCCAGCTCTCGGTGACGGTGCTGGACCGGGGGACCGCCTGGCTGGACACCGGAACCTTCACCTCGATGATGCAGGCGGCGGAGTTCGTCCGGGTGATCGAGGAACGCCAGGGTATGAAGATCGGCTGCATCGAGGAGGTCGCCTGGCGGGCCGGGCTCATCGACGACGATCAGCTGCGGGCGCTCGCCGAGCCGCTGACCAAGAGCGGCTACGGCGGCTACCTGCAGAGACTGTTGGACGAGCGCTACGACCGGCGGCTGGCCACGGTCGACCTCGGCGAGGAGATCCGATGA
- a CDS encoding class I SAM-dependent methyltransferase, with protein sequence MGIGTFVRHRLGRLEIPAAELYRACFINLDQLGARVATLREPKRILEIGCGDGALAQRLTAACPAADYLGIDPAPTAGRLYRGDPARAEFRRQDTANLVAGQPDPFDLVVIVDVLHHIPAAARPTVLRHAAQLTAPGGLLLIKEWAKDRPVFGRLAYWADRYVTGDRDVDFMTEDQLATLLSDTLGEFTRTAHRPIPPWRENILFTLERTTDSPRTGDDMVA encoded by the coding sequence GTGGGGATCGGTACCTTCGTCCGGCATCGGTTGGGTCGATTGGAAATCCCGGCCGCCGAGCTGTACCGCGCCTGTTTCATCAACCTCGACCAGCTGGGCGCGCGGGTCGCGACCCTGCGCGAGCCGAAGCGGATTCTGGAGATCGGCTGTGGTGACGGGGCACTCGCCCAGCGACTCACCGCGGCCTGCCCAGCCGCCGACTACCTCGGCATCGATCCCGCACCGACCGCCGGGCGGCTCTACCGGGGCGACCCGGCCCGGGCCGAGTTCCGCCGTCAGGACACCGCCAACCTGGTCGCCGGGCAGCCAGACCCGTTCGACCTGGTGGTGATCGTCGACGTGCTGCACCACATTCCGGCCGCAGCGCGTCCGACGGTGCTGCGACACGCCGCGCAACTGACCGCCCCCGGCGGACTGCTGCTGATCAAGGAGTGGGCCAAGGACCGACCGGTGTTCGGCCGGCTGGCGTACTGGGCCGACCGGTACGTCACCGGAGACCGCGACGTGGACTTCATGACCGAGGATCAGTTGGCGACGCTGCTGTCCGACACCCTCGGCGAGTTCACCCGCACCGCGCATCGACCGATCCCACCGTGGCGGGAGAACATCCTGTTCACGTTGGAGCGGACAACCGACAGTCCTCGGACCGGCGACGACATGGTCGCGTAG
- the rfbB gene encoding dTDP-glucose 4,6-dehydratase — MRILVTGGAGFIGSEFVRMLLTRPATAAITPSAVTVLDKLTYSGNLANLDPVRDDPRLSFIQADICDAAAVDQALPGHDMVVHFAAESHVDRSIAGAAEFVTTNVLGTQTLLDAAMRHDIGRFVHVSTDEVYGSIEDGSWTEDWPLSPNSPYSASKAGSDLLALAYHRTHGMDVVVTRCSNNYGPYQFPEKVVPLFVTNLLDGGTVPLYGDGGNIRDWLHVRDHCVGIALVAAGGRAGEVYHIGGGTELTNKELTGLLLQACGVGWDRVVPVTDRKGHDRRYSLDIGKISRELGYAPSVTLDEGLAETVRWYQENRAWWEPLKKPAAQ; from the coding sequence GTGAGGATACTCGTCACCGGCGGTGCCGGCTTCATCGGTTCCGAATTCGTCCGGATGCTGCTGACCCGCCCCGCTACGGCGGCCATCACCCCCAGCGCGGTCACCGTGCTGGACAAGTTGACCTACTCCGGCAACCTCGCCAACCTCGACCCCGTCCGTGACGATCCGCGGCTCAGCTTCATCCAGGCCGACATCTGCGACGCCGCCGCCGTCGACCAGGCGCTACCCGGTCACGACATGGTGGTGCACTTCGCCGCCGAATCGCACGTCGACCGGTCGATCGCCGGTGCCGCCGAGTTCGTCACCACCAACGTGCTGGGCACCCAGACGCTGCTCGACGCGGCGATGCGGCACGACATCGGCAGGTTCGTCCACGTCTCCACCGACGAGGTGTACGGGTCGATCGAGGACGGGTCCTGGACCGAGGACTGGCCGCTGTCGCCGAACTCGCCGTACTCGGCCTCCAAGGCCGGCTCCGACCTGCTCGCCCTCGCGTACCACCGCACCCACGGGATGGACGTGGTGGTGACCCGCTGCTCCAACAACTACGGGCCGTACCAGTTCCCGGAGAAGGTCGTCCCGCTGTTCGTCACGAACCTGCTCGACGGCGGCACCGTGCCGCTGTACGGCGATGGCGGCAACATCCGTGACTGGCTGCACGTACGGGACCACTGCGTGGGAATCGCGTTGGTGGCGGCGGGCGGACGCGCCGGCGAGGTCTACCACATCGGCGGCGGCACCGAGCTCACCAACAAGGAGCTGACCGGCCTGCTCCTGCAGGCCTGCGGGGTCGGCTGGGACCGGGTGGTCCCGGTCACCGACCGCAAGGGCCACGACCGACGGTACTCGCTCGACATTGGCAAGATCTCCCGTGAGCTGGGCTACGCGCCCAGCGTCACCCTCGACGAAGGGCTCGCCGAAACGGTGCGTTGGTACCAGGAGAACCGCGCGTGGTGGGAACCGCTCAAGAAGCCTGCCGCCCAGTGA
- the rfbD gene encoding dTDP-4-dehydrorhamnose reductase, which translates to MNGTNRWLVTGAGGMLGRDLLDVLDEQREKVSVTALTRADLDVTDPAAVAAAVDGHEVVFNAAAWTDVDGAETAEADATAVNGTGVAHLAQACADRGAILVHVSTDYVFAGDGEAPYPEDAPTDPVNAYGRSKLAGEQAIARLAPRHGYVVRTAWLYGAHGPNFVATMLRLAGERTHLDVVDDQHGQPTWSYALAERLVALAGSALAGTAPVGVYHGTASGQTTWCGLAREAFAQRGLDPQRVRPTSSDRFPRPAARPAYSVLGHQRWALAGLPAMADWQSMLSAALHDPQFTG; encoded by the coding sequence GTGAACGGCACGAATCGGTGGCTGGTCACCGGCGCCGGCGGAATGCTCGGCCGGGACCTGCTCGACGTCCTCGACGAACAGCGGGAGAAGGTGTCCGTCACCGCGCTGACCCGCGCCGACCTGGACGTCACCGACCCGGCCGCGGTGGCTGCCGCCGTCGACGGACACGAGGTGGTGTTCAACGCCGCGGCGTGGACCGACGTGGACGGCGCGGAAACCGCCGAGGCCGACGCCACGGCGGTCAACGGCACCGGCGTGGCCCATCTCGCCCAGGCCTGCGCCGACCGGGGGGCCATCCTGGTCCACGTCTCCACCGACTACGTGTTCGCCGGCGACGGAGAAGCACCGTACCCGGAGGACGCACCGACGGACCCGGTCAACGCGTACGGTCGCAGCAAGCTCGCCGGCGAACAGGCGATCGCCCGGCTGGCGCCCCGGCACGGTTACGTGGTGCGCACCGCCTGGCTGTACGGGGCACACGGCCCCAACTTCGTCGCCACCATGCTGCGGCTCGCGGGCGAACGTACCCACCTCGACGTCGTCGACGACCAGCACGGTCAGCCGACCTGGTCGTACGCCCTCGCCGAGCGGTTGGTCGCGCTGGCCGGGTCGGCGTTGGCCGGCACCGCGCCAGTGGGGGTCTACCACGGCACCGCGAGCGGGCAGACAACCTGGTGCGGGTTGGCCCGGGAGGCGTTCGCCCAGCGCGGGCTCGACCCGCAACGCGTTCGGCCCACCAGTAGCGACCGGTTCCCCCGGCCGGCGGCCCGGCCAGCGTACTCGGTACTCGGGCATCAGCGTTGGGCTCTCGCCGGGCTACCCGCCATGGCAGACTGGCAGAGCATGCTCTCCGCCGCACTGCACGACCCACAGTTCACCGGCTGA
- a CDS encoding glycosyltransferase family 2 protein: MQDMSPETSSTGLPRVSAVVLAWGAEPLLRRSVEALLASVKVEVDVVLVDNGCTTDDVDQLRDTAGVTVVGEGHNVGFSAGCNVGVAASDGEYVALINGDAVVEPTTLARLVEELADPSIGIAAGAVRLADEPDLLNSSGNEVHVLGLSWIGGFRERETRTEPTETAGAMGACLVTRRAHWDRLGGFDPHYFAYHEDADLSIRTWRVGLRVVNVPDAVALHRYEFSRNGFKFYLVERNRVMFVVTLWGARSLALLGPPLLALEFAMLALAARQGWLPDKLRGYRWLWQHRGHLRQRRARLQAERTVSDRVWMRVLTDRLDTPLINPPGTPVLNAAMAAYWRLIRRWV; encoded by the coding sequence ATGCAGGACATGAGCCCCGAGACGAGTTCGACCGGCCTACCACGGGTCAGCGCGGTGGTGCTGGCCTGGGGCGCTGAGCCCCTGCTTCGCCGATCGGTGGAGGCGCTGCTCGCCTCGGTCAAGGTCGAGGTCGATGTGGTGCTGGTCGACAACGGCTGCACCACCGACGATGTCGACCAGTTGCGCGACACGGCCGGGGTCACGGTGGTCGGTGAGGGTCACAACGTCGGGTTCTCCGCCGGGTGCAACGTCGGCGTCGCCGCGTCCGACGGCGAGTACGTCGCCTTGATCAACGGCGATGCGGTCGTCGAGCCGACCACGCTGGCCCGGCTGGTGGAGGAACTCGCCGATCCGAGCATCGGCATCGCCGCTGGCGCGGTCCGGCTGGCCGACGAACCGGACCTGCTCAACTCGAGCGGCAACGAAGTGCACGTACTCGGTCTGAGCTGGATCGGCGGCTTCCGGGAACGGGAGACCCGCACCGAGCCGACCGAGACCGCCGGGGCGATGGGTGCCTGCCTGGTCACCCGGCGGGCACACTGGGACCGGCTGGGTGGTTTCGATCCGCACTACTTCGCCTACCACGAGGACGCGGACCTGTCGATCAGGACGTGGCGGGTCGGACTGCGGGTGGTCAACGTGCCCGACGCGGTGGCCCTGCACCGCTACGAATTCAGCCGCAACGGCTTCAAGTTCTATCTGGTGGAGCGGAACCGGGTGATGTTCGTCGTCACCCTGTGGGGGGCCAGGTCCCTGGCGCTGCTTGGCCCGCCGCTGCTCGCACTGGAGTTCGCGATGTTGGCGCTCGCCGCCAGGCAAGGCTGGTTGCCGGACAAACTGCGCGGCTACCGGTGGCTCTGGCAGCACCGCGGGCATCTACGGCAGCGACGGGCACGGCTACAGGCCGAGCGGACCGTGTCGGACCGGGTGTGGATGCGGGTGCTCACCGACCGGTTGGACACCCCGCTGATCAACCCGCCGGGTACCCCGGTGCTCAACGCCGCGATGGCGGCGTACTGGCGGCTGATCCGCCGCTGGGTCTGA
- the prcA gene encoding proteasome subunit alpha produces the protein MAMQFYASPEQIMRDRSELARKGIARGRSALVLSYEGGVLFVAENLSSALHKVSEIYDRIGFAAVGRYNEFENLRRAGVRMADLNGLSYDRRDVTGRALANAYAQTLGAIFTEQSKPFEVEICVAEVGLDPTADEIYRLTYDGSVTDEPGCMAMGGHAETIAGTLKADHRADMSLAEAIELAVRSLAAVGSENGAARSISANQLEVAVLDRRRRGRTFRRITGAALTALLDGESSGTPSPADARAAGPRLPESVPDKPTSSAASADLEDAAGSSEADDS, from the coding sequence GTGGCAATGCAGTTCTACGCCTCGCCCGAGCAGATCATGCGGGACCGTTCCGAGTTGGCCCGCAAGGGCATTGCCCGGGGCCGCAGCGCGCTCGTGCTGAGCTACGAGGGTGGGGTCCTCTTCGTCGCGGAGAACCTGTCCAGCGCCCTGCACAAGGTCAGCGAGATCTACGACCGCATCGGTTTCGCCGCGGTCGGGCGGTACAACGAATTCGAGAACCTGCGCCGGGCCGGGGTGCGGATGGCTGACCTCAACGGTCTCAGCTACGACCGCCGCGACGTGACCGGCCGTGCGTTGGCCAACGCCTACGCGCAGACCCTCGGGGCCATCTTCACCGAGCAGTCCAAGCCGTTCGAAGTCGAGATCTGTGTCGCCGAAGTGGGGTTGGACCCGACAGCCGATGAGATCTACCGGTTGACCTACGACGGTTCGGTCACCGACGAGCCTGGATGTATGGCGATGGGGGGCCACGCCGAGACGATCGCCGGCACCCTGAAGGCCGACCACCGGGCCGACATGTCCCTGGCGGAAGCGATCGAGCTCGCGGTGCGTTCGCTGGCGGCGGTCGGCAGCGAGAACGGCGCGGCGCGCAGCATCTCCGCGAACCAGCTGGAGGTGGCGGTGCTCGACCGCCGCCGCAGAGGGCGCACCTTCCGCCGCATCACCGGTGCCGCGCTGACCGCGCTGTTGGACGGGGAGTCCAGCGGCACCCCCAGCCCGGCCGACGCCCGCGCCGCTGGCCCGCGGCTGCCCGAATCGGTGCCGGACAAGCCGACCTCCTCCGCCGCGTCCGCGGACCTGGAGGACGCCGCCGGCTCATCCGAGGCCGACGACAGCTGA